CCTCTTGTTAGAGACGAAATGGCAAACAAGGCTGTAAAGAAAACCCTAACCATACCAAAGTGGCTCAATGACCTGGCAGAACAGCAAAAGGTCAATTTCTCTCGTGTCCTGCAGAGAGCTCTAAAGGATTACCTCGGCATCCATGACTACTCCGGCCACCCCAGGAAGCAACCCTAGCTAAGCGGCCGCTACCATCATCTCCGCGCCGCCTTATCTTATTATCTCTGCGCCGTCCAGGCGTCCATCCCGTACTTGGTAGCCGCGAGCTCCTCGGCGAGGGCAAGTTCATCGGGGGTGAGCTGGCCCTCCTCAAAGTCAATCTCGAAGTCAACCTGCATAGCAGAGCCTTGCATCGCATCGCGAAAATACTCTCGAACCCCCCAGGCGACGGCGTCGCAGACCTCCTCAAATCCCACAGGCCGGCCGAGCAACTCCGACAGCGAAGTAGCCTTTTCCCGGAGCTCCGCGGCGACCCTATCCTGCTCGGCGGGATCCTTGAACTTAAAAATGCTTACAAGCTTTTGGATATCGAAGTCAAGCAAAATGGAGCCATGCTGCAAAAGCACACCCGCGATGCGGGCCTGGGCGCTGCCGACGAGCTTGCGGCCGTCCTCCGCTACAACCTCATACCAAGAGGGGGCATCAAAGCATGCAGCGGACTGGCATTCACGGGGGGAAGCCTCGCGATGCGGGCCTGGACGCCCGGCAAGCCGGCCGCCCTGAATCCTGGCTGTCACGCCGAACCGGCCGAGCCCCTTGATTATCCCGCTCGTCGCAATGCTGAAAGAGGCGCCCAGGTCCCGTGGGATGAACGGGTTAGATTCGCTTACGATGAAGCTGTAAGTAACCTCCATGTCATGGAGCACGGCCCGGCCGCCCGTTGGCCTTCGCACGACGTCCACGCCGAGCCGCCTGCAGGCCTCGGTGTCGACCTCGCGGTGAAAGGACTGGAGTCGTCCGAGGGATAGGGCCGGAGGCCTCCACCCATATAGCCTAAAGGTCGGAGGGGCTTTCCCCTGAGCATGACACCTCAATATGGCCTCATCCACAGCCATATTAAAGGCCCCTGTATTATATCCTGTTCGCAGTAGCCGCCATTTCGTATTCAACCAGCGCTAGAGATCCCGTCCACCCGGATGGGGAGAAAAGCGCCGTCCCTCCCTTCATCAATATGATAGCCCGGGCAACCCCATCTCCTCGATAGCTTGCCGCACCTCATCCCCCGCAAGCGACCTCGGGTAGTTGTAAATCATACCCCCAGGCCTTTCGTTATAATAGGGCCGGTTACACTCAACGCACCCCGAGGTCCTGAAGGCGTCCCCTGGCGCGAGAATGCGCGCAAGCTCGGAGGGGGAGATGCCTAATCCAGCTACCCTCGACTCCCCACCTTCACCGCTAAAGGTGAAGGACTCGACCCTGGAGATGCCCTTGACGATAAGGTGCCTGCCCGCCTGGATGCGCCGGTAGGCCCCGATATCGGGCGGGCAGCGGTTCTCCAGCGGCGTTCCCTTGACCGGGGTGAAGGCGAACAGCCCAACGGCGATACCGCCGTCATGCAGACGCTGGATTAGCTTCAAAGCCTCCTCCTCGGTCTCGCCCAGGCCTACTATAATGTGCGTGCTCACTTTTCCCGGGAAATTTCTCGCCGCGCGCTCGAGTAAATCAAGGGTTTGCGTGAACGAGCCGCCCTTTATGTCGCGAAATATCCGCTCGTTCGCGGCATCCAGGGCTATACCTATCCTCTCCACTCCGAGGGCGAAGAGCTCCTCGATCTCATCGAGCCGCCCTGGGTGATATGAGACCGAAATAGGGATGCCCGGCACGCTGCCAGCGGCACATCCACTGTGACCACTGGCCCCAACACCAACCATGGCCCCAGCGGGCCCGATCCCCGCAACCCCGGCGACCTCGCGGCGAAACGCCTCCTGCAGGGCCATGACAGCCTCCTTCACGTCCTCCAGCACACCCGGCCTGCTCGTGACCTGAAAGCACACCCGCCTGATCACACCCACAGCATTTCTCGCTATCGCCCCCACCACATCGTCCAGCGGGAAGGATGGCCATACAACCCGGGACAGCATATCCTTCTCCTTCACCACGACATCCTTCTCATTTCTCTCGTCGCCGGCGCGCCCGCTCGCTACCGCGCTCGCCTGGGCGCAAAAGGCGCAGGCCCTCACGCAACCGCCCTCCGTCAGGAGATATGCGGTCGTCGGGTCGACATTGTTCCTCCCCCTGACGAGCCCGAGCAGGATCGCGGTCCCGAGGGAAACCCGGATAGACTTCAAAATGAGCAACACTCCTCTCGCCACGCAACATCAATCCCAAGGCTTTCAGCGTAGGCCACAGCCCCTCTAGCCGGGAGGACGATCCGGTCCAGCCCTGCATCGATGGCGAGCCTGTCCACCTTTTCCCGGTAAACCCCGTGTGGCCGCATGCAGCCCAGGTAGAGCGGGGTCCCCGGGAAACGCTGCCTCGCGTATTCAAAGACGCGCCCCACCTCCCGGAGTTCAGGCGGAGAGGCCGATTCATAGCGCGTGCCCCGCGTAGGAATGAGCACTAAAAATATGATAGCGTCAACCCCCAGCTCGTGTAGGATATCAATCGACCGGAACTCGCCGCGCACCTCGCCGCCTTTTATCCCGATACAGATGTGCGGCACAACTCGGGCATATCTTCGCAACGCGATATAGGTCCTCACATAATCCTCGCCCCGCCCCGGCAGCCCATAAACCTCCTCTATGGTTTCATCATCCACCACAAAATCGAAGGATACGACGCTCGCCACCTCGCCCAGCCTCCGCGCCTCGTCCTCATCGAGAAGCCCGGGGTGGATATTCAGCCTGAACTTCTTGCCCAGCTCCCTGACGGCATCCAGGCTCTCCAGAATCGGGACCTTCCCGTTCCTATCGCAGCCGCCGCTCACAAGACAGCTCCTGATCACATTCTTATCCAATTGCTCCCACCGATCCCGGGTAAGCATGTGCCGGAGATAATGCCCGTTGCAGTGCGCGCACTTGAGCGCACATGCCGTCCCTGTAACACTCACGACCCCGGTCCGGAATGGGTTGACAAACTCCAACGTAGCCTGGGCCTCCTTGCAGCAGTAACTTCATCCAGCCGCCCGACAACTGTAGTTTTCGGAGCAGCCTTGAGCTCCTCCGGAGCCCTCGCGGCGCGCTCCTTTATATCTATCATAGCGTCCACAAACGCATCCAGCACCTCTTTGGGCTCCGTCTCCGTGGGCTCGATCATAATGGCTTCCTTTATTATAGCAGGAAAATATATGGTTGGGGCATGAAAACCATAATCCAGCAGCGCCTTCGCAACATCCATTGTATGTACGCCATGCTCCGCAAGATCTCTTCCTGATAGCACGAACTCATGTTTGCAGTGGCGGTCGTAGGGCAGGATGTAATGCCCGGACAGCCTCCGCATCACGTAGTTGGCGTTCAACACAGCGTTTTCGGCAACCCGCCTGAGCCCGTCAGCCCCGAGCGCGCGGATATAAGCATAAGCCTTCACGAGCACCCCGAAATTCCCATAGAACGCCCTGACCCTGCCGATGGAAAGAGGCCGGTCATAATTCAGCCAGTAGCACACCCGCTCCCCACATGAATTTTGCCACCCATTCTGCCCCCCTTCCCGCCCGGCGCTCCCGCCTCGCCCGCTGGATTCATGCCCCTCGGACCCCGCCGGTATGACCTCCATCTCCACAGTCGGCACAGGCAGGAAGGGCACGAGATCGGAATTTACCCCAACGGGCCCCGCACCCGGCCCACCCCCGCCATGCGGGGTCGAGAAGGTCTTGTGCAGGTTGAAATGCACCACATCAAATCCCATGTCGCCGGGCCGAGCTATCCCAAGGGTCGCATTCATATTCGCCCCATCATAATAAAGAAGGCCACCGCTATCGTGAATAATCCTCGCTATCTCGACGATGTTCTCATCGAACAGGCCCAGCGTATTCGGGTTGGTCAACATCAGGGCGGCCGTATCCTCGCCCACCAGCGCCCTCAGGTCAGCGATATCGACCCCGCCACGCTCATCCGACTTCACCTCGACGACCTGATAGCCGCATAGCGCGGCGCTGGCGGGGTTGGTCCCGTGAGCCGAGTCCGGGATGATAACCTTCCTGCGCCGCCCACCCTCGCCCCTGTGCTCATGATATGCCTTTATCATCATGAGCCCCGTAAGCTCACCGTGAGCCCCCGCCGCGGGCTGTAACGTCACGCGCTCCATCCCGCTGATCGCCGCGAGGTAGCCCTCGAGCCTATACATGAGCTCCAGAGCGCCCTGCACCAACTCCTCCGGCTCATAGGGGTGCAGGCGCGTAAACCCCGGAAGGCTCGCGACATCCTCGTTGACCTTGGGGTTATATTTCATGGTGCACGACCCCAAAGGATAAAACCCCACATCCACACCGTAATTCAGCTGGGAGAGCCTCGTGAAGTGGCGTATGACCTCGATCTCGCTCACCTCAGGCAAGCGCGGCTCGCCCTGGCGCAAGAATTCAGGGGGAATCAGCTCCTCGACCTCACGCTCGGGCACATCGCATTCAGGGAGGGAATAGCCTCGCCGGCCATCCGAACCCAGTTCAAATATTAGCGGTTCAACCTCGCCCCTGGGCCGGCTGCGCCAGCCCTGCCGCCATTCTTGCCCGGGCTGCAACTGCTCCGCGCCATTCATCCGCTCCATGCACCACAACCTCCCCATTATCGTATCATCCTGGAGCCTGGCATTCAATCACCCGAAAGCATGATTTTCGAGTCTCGACCGCTTTTCTAGCCTCGATCGCACAAAGTATAGATGGGCTATCCTGGCAAAAGCGCGTCTGCAATGGCATCTACGAGCCTATCCATCTCGATCTTCGTCCTTTTCTCAGTTACGCAGAGGAGGGCGGCGTTGCCGGGCCTGAGACCCCATATCATGCCGTCCTTGTCTTTGTCCTTACCGTCGCTACCGGCACTGTTATCATTATGGCAGCTACCATTATGGCAACCGCCGCCCCCAGCGCTCTCAGTGCCCTCAGCACCATAAAAACGCGCAAGCGGGAGGGGCCCTATGATCTTCTCAGCGAGGAGCCTGCGGTTTATCGCGTCCCAGCTATGGCTATGGGCCGGGTTCCGGTCAGGAATCTCTACTACAAATTCCTTGAAAAAGGGCGTGCCGAATGGCAACCGGAATCCTTCCACACCCTTCAATCTCTCCGCCAGCACCCCCGCCAGATAATGCGACTTTTGCAGGCAAAGCCGCGCCACCTCGCGGATGCCCGCCTTCCCCAAAAGGGACAGGTATACCGCCGCGGCGAGCGCGCACAGGGCCTCGTTGGAACATATATTCGACGTGGCCCGCTCCCGCCGCACATGCTGCTCCCTGGCCTGGAGCGTGAGCACGAATCCCCTCCGCCCCGCGGCATCCCTGGCTTCCCCGACAACGCGCCCGGGCATATAGCGGACAAGGTCGGCGCGGCATGCGAAAAATCCGAGATAGGGACCTCCAAACCAGAGCGGGTTCCCGAGCGCCTGCCCCTCGCCCACCGTGATATCGGCGCCGTATTCGCCTGGCGGTGCGAGGAGCCCCAGGGAGATCGGGTCCACGCTCGCTACAAACAGCGTCCCTCGCTCATGAGTGAGCTCCGACGCCTCCCGCATCCGCTCGATGACCCCGAAGAAGTTCGGGCTCTGCATAATGACGCATGCTGTCTTATCGGTTATCGCATCCCCCAGGATGCCGATGTCTGTGCGGCCATATTCCCCGCGATCGCTTAGGTCCAGCCTCCCCACCGGGCCTGCGAGGATCGGAATCTCGCGCACGGTCATCCCGAGGTTGCGCGCATAGGTCCTGAGGGTGAGCCGGTGCTCCGGGTGAACCGCCTTCGACACCAGGACCTCGTCTCGTTTGGTAAATTTGCGCGCCAGGATGGCCGCCTCGGCAACCGCGCTCGCCCCATCGTAGAGCGACGCGTTGCTTATATCCATGGCCGTGAGCTCGCAGATCAGGGATTGGTATTCAAAGATGGATGTAAGCGTCCCCTGGCTGACCTCGGCCTGGTAGGGGGTATAGGCCGTGTAGAACTCCGATCGCCCGGCTATATGAGAAACCGCGCTCGGGATGAAATGATCGTACGCGCCCGCGCCCCGGAAGCAGACATATTCATCGAGCGTGCCGTTTTTCCGGGCAAGTCTAGCCATATGCTGCGTTAGCTCATATTCTGACATGGCCGCGGGAAGGGACATGCTGCCACCTGTGGGGCCGGCCCCGGTGGCGCCAGCTATCCCAGCTGAGCCCGATTTGGCCGATTCGGCCGATCTAGCCGGATCAGCCGGGCCGGACGGGCCGGACGGGCCGGACGGGCCGGACGGGCCGGGCGATCGCACCTCTCCGGGGATGTCCGCGAAAAGCTCTTCTATGGACGCCACACCTATAGCATCAAGCATCTCCTGGCGGTCCCTGTCCGTATTTGGGATGTAATCCATCACACCTCGCCTCCCCTCACCGGTCACCGGAACTCATCCTGCGCGAAGGCCCTGTATAAAGGCCTCGTATTCCCCGGCGGTCATCAGTGAATCTATCTCGCCAGGGTCGGACATCTCCAGCACGCAGATCCACCCCTCCCCATACGGGTCATCGTTGATATATTCAGGGTGACCCTCGAGCGCGCTATTCACCTCCACCACAGTCCCGCTAACTGGCGCGTATATCACATCCGCCGTCTTCATGGAATCAATATCCGCAAGCTCCCCGCCTAACTCAACGGCCTTGCCAATCTCGGGGAGGTCGATGCCGACCACCGCCCCGAGCTGGTCCTGCGCATACTGGGTGATCCCAACCGTCGCGCGCCCACCATCAACTCTCACCCATTCATGCTTTTTGCTGTACCTTAAATCCTCTGGATAATACATAATCCCAGCCCCCATCGCATATCGCTTTATTCCATTTATTCTATTATTACATCGCTATAATTGCTTTGCTACAGTCACGATCTCAGCGCCGCCTGACCCTGGACGGGACGAATGGAACCCTCGTTATCTCGGCCCTCACTTCCCTGCCCCTTATGACGACGCTGAGTTCATCTCCGTCGTCGCCATCGCCATAACCACCGCTACAGCCGGAGCCCCAGCTACAGCCATCGCTATCACTCCCGCCGTGCCTGCGACGTCCAAACCCGAGATATCCCAGGCCGATCCCCACGCCCAGGGTCGGCGAGAGAGTTCCGCTCGTCACAATCCCGGCCGGGAGACCCTCCCTCCTGAGCTCGCAGCCGGGTCGCGGCACCCCTCTCTCCTTTAGCTTGAACCCCTTAAGTCTCCGCGATATCGGCTTCCTATAAGCCTCCACCAGCGCTCCCCGCCCGATGAAATCCCCTTTATCCAGCTTCACCACCCACCCAAGCCCTGCCTCGAAGGGGTTAATCTCCTCGGTGAGTTCGTGGCCGTAAAGGGGGTACCCCGCCTCGACCCTCAGCGTATCGCGCGCGCCGAGGCCGCACGGGATGATCCCGAAATCGCGCCCAGCATCCAGTATTGCACCCCACAACCTGGTTGCCTGGCCCCGGCCTGGGTCGAAATATATCTCAAATCCATCCTCGCCTGTATACCCCGTCCTGGATACCAGCGAATCCACGCCGGCAACCTCGCCACAGGCACACCAGTAATACCGGAGCTTCCCAAGCTCGAGGCCTGTCAGGCGCTGCAACACCTCCTGCGACTTGGGGCCCTGGATGGCGAGGAGCGCCGTATCACTGGAACGGTCCCTTACCTCTGTGCCGCTCCCTGCGTAGCTACCTGCGCCACCGCTTGTGCCGCCTCTGCCGCCTGCGCCGCCTGCGCCGCCCACAAGACCCCCTCCCGGCCCGTACCCCGGGCTGGACCCTGTAATCACTTTCGAGCTTTCCCTAGGCTCCCAGCCAGCGCTCATGTCGCCCAAGTCACTTCCAGAGCTGCCTGCAGCATCTGGCAGGTTTGATATGCCCCAACCACGGTTAAACCACTTGTCATGGATCCATTCATAATCCTTCGTCGTATTTGCCGCGTTGACGACCAGAAGATAGCTGTCGTTCCCTCCGGCGCTGCCACAATAGTCACTGCCACCACGGTTACTGTCACCATGATCATTGTCGCCACGATCACTACGGCCCAAGCCGGCGCCGGGAAGCCTGTAAACGACGATATCATCCAGGATTCCGCCGTCCTCGCGACAGATCAGCGAATACTGGGCCTGGCCGGGCTCAAGCCGGCTTGCATCGTTAGTTGTTACAAGCTGGATAACCTCCAGAGCCCGGCGCCCCTCTACCTCTATCTCCCCCATATGCGAAAGGTCAAAAAGCCCGCAGGCCCCCCGGACGCGCCTGTGCTCCTCCAATATGTCGCCGTAGTGAAGCGGCATCTCCCAGCCCGCGAATTCGATCATCTTCGCGCCCGCTTCGATGTGTGATTCATAAAACGGAGTCCTCAGCGCCACAAGCACCATCTCCAAACCAATGTATTCCCTATTTCCTGCCTGATAACCCAATCAGCCCAATTCTCAGCCCAATTCATAGTATTCCCAATCATTGTTATGGGGTGAGAAGACATATAACCGAAACGCGCAAGCTAAGCTGAGCTAAAACAGGCCAAAAACAAAGGACAGCAGGAAACCGCTATATAGAGCCCGTTTCCTCTGTCCTGACCGCCTGAAAGATCTTCATCCCCGTCGGCGTCCCCCGGCGCGGTTCATACCAGTTCATACCGGTCCATGCTCAACAACATCGCACAAACCAACACCAAGGAATCTCTCCAGAGCGCCGTCCATCCAAGGTGCACTTGCCTGAGAGTTTCGATGTAGGAGGGCACCCCACACCTTACTCCTTCGGCGCCTTCGTGACCATAATAGAATGGCCCGGAGGTCTCTCCCTCGGATTTCATCCGGCCTTTATTTATTTCAGAATGTTTATCCTAGAACGCTATTTACTTCAAACCGCCCTTATGCAACCCTCCCCGGTTAATCTTAATACATAATATGCCATATCTTATCCTTCGTCCTCTCTATTTTTCATTCTCCATCTCATCGCATACTCCTGCTGAGATACCCAACGCATTAATGATTCCATATCCCGCATAAGCCCAGAGACAGAAATGTCACTAATTAAGAGTCTCCCTACCATGACGCAGCGAGACTGACTAATAACCTAGCCCAAACCCGAGCCCGGCCAGTCTTCCGATCACAGCCTCCCGCGAGTCCCATCAGATCAGGGTGTTGAGCCTCATAATCTAAGCCTGTTAGGCCGCCATCAGGTCTATCAGGTCGCTATAGCATAGCATCGCTATAGACCAGTCAAGTCGAAATCCGGCACAAAGTCCTCTCGCGCCGACGATTCCTCCTGCATATAACCGTTCTCAAGCCCGATTGAAACGAAATGGTCCAACACGTCGTCATATTCCTCCCTCGTCAGCCGCCTGTTGAGCTCAGGGTGACTCTTGGCCCTAAACATGGGCGTGTATTGCGACATAACGCTCACGTAAACCTCCAGCGGGAGATTGGCCCGTATCCAGTCGAGCACCCTCCTGGAATCTCCCACTTGGCCCGGCAGCACGAGATGACGCACAATAAGCCCCCGGGTAACAAGGCCGTGTTCATCAAATTGCGGCGGTCCCACCTGCCTCAGCATCTCCAGGATGGCCTGGGTTGCGAATTCGAAATAGCGCGGGGCTGCCGAATATCTAACCGCGAGTTCGTCGCTGGCATACTTGAGGTCGGGAAGGTATATGTCGACGAGTCCGTCGAGAAGGCGCAGGGCGTCCGGAAGCTCGTAAGCATTGGTGTTGTATACTACGGGAATTGTCAGGCCCCCGGCCCTGGCAGCCAGAAGAGCCTCTGTAATCTGGGGGATGAACGGCGTCGGCGAAACAAGGTTTATATTATGTGCCCCCCTCGCCTGGAGCCTCAGGAATATCCCGGCAAGCTCCCCGGCGGCGATCTCCTTGCCGAACCCGCCATGGCTTATGCGGTGGTTTTGACAGAATACACAGCGCATATTGCAGCGCGAAAAGAACACCGTCCCTGAGCCCCGCGTCCCGCTGACGCACGGCTCTTCCCAGTGATGCAACGCAGCCCGCGCAACCCTGGGCAAGATCCCGGCCCCGCAGAAGCCCATTTCCCCGGAGGCGCGATC
This sequence is a window from Bacillota bacterium. Protein-coding genes within it:
- a CDS encoding lipoate--protein ligase family protein, which encodes MAVDEAILRCHAQGKAPPTFRLYGWRPPALSLGRLQSFHREVDTEACRRLGVDVVRRPTGGRAVLHDMEVTYSFIVSESNPFIPRDLGASFSIATSGIIKGLGRFGVTARIQGGRLAGRPGPHREASPRECQSAACFDAPSWYEVVAEDGRKLVGSAQARIAGVLLQHGSILLDFDIQKLVSIFKFKDPAEQDRVAAELREKATSLSELLGRPVGFEEVCDAVAWGVREYFRDAMQGSAMQVDFEIDFEEGQLTPDELALAEELAATKYGMDAWTAQR
- a CDS encoding radical SAM protein, giving the protein MKSIRVSLGTAILLGLVRGRNNVDPTTAYLLTEGGCVRACAFCAQASAVASGRAGDERNEKDVVVKEKDMLSRVVWPSFPLDDVVGAIARNAVGVIRRVCFQVTSRPGVLEDVKEAVMALQEAFRREVAGVAGIGPAGAMVGVGASGHSGCAAGSVPGIPISVSYHPGRLDEIEELFALGVERIGIALDAANERIFRDIKGGSFTQTLDLLERAARNFPGKVSTHIIVGLGETEEEALKLIQRLHDGGIAVGLFAFTPVKGTPLENRCPPDIGAYRRIQAGRHLIVKGISRVESFTFSGEGGESRVAGLGISPSELARILAPGDAFRTSGCVECNRPYYNERPGGMIYNYPRSLAGDEVRQAIEEMGLPGLSY
- a CDS encoding radical SAM protein; this encodes MEFVNPFRTGVVSVTGTACALKCAHCNGHYLRHMLTRDRWEQLDKNVIRSCLVSGGCDRNGKVPILESLDAVRELGKKFRLNIHPGLLDEDEARRLGEVASVVSFDFVVDDETIEEVYGLPGRGEDYVRTYIALRRYARVVPHICIGIKGGEVRGEFRSIDILHELGVDAIIFLVLIPTRGTRYESASPPELREVGRVFEYARQRFPGTPLYLGCMRPHGVYREKVDRLAIDAGLDRIVLPARGAVAYAESLGIDVAWREECCSF
- the gcvPB gene encoding aminomethyl-transferring glycine dehydrogenase subunit GcvPB, producing MNGAEQLQPGQEWRQGWRSRPRGEVEPLIFELGSDGRRGYSLPECDVPEREVEELIPPEFLRQGEPRLPEVSEIEVIRHFTRLSQLNYGVDVGFYPLGSCTMKYNPKVNEDVASLPGFTRLHPYEPEELVQGALELMYRLEGYLAAISGMERVTLQPAAGAHGELTGLMMIKAYHEHRGEGGRRRKVIIPDSAHGTNPASAALCGYQVVEVKSDERGGVDIADLRALVGEDTAALMLTNPNTLGLFDENIVEIARIIHDSGGLLYYDGANMNATLGIARPGDMGFDVVHFNLHKTFSTPHGGGGPGAGPVGVNSDLVPFLPVPTVEMEVIPAGSEGHESSGRGGSAGREGGQNGWQNSCGERVCYWLNYDRPLSIGRVRAFYGNFGVLVKAYAYIRALGADGLRRVAENAVLNANYVMRRLSGHYILPYDRHCKHEFVLSGRDLAEHGVHTMDVAKALLDYGFHAPTIYFPAIIKEAIMIEPTETEPKEVLDAFVDAMIDIKERAARAPEELKAAPKTTVVGRLDEVTAARRPRLRWSLSTHSGPGS
- the gcvPA gene encoding aminomethyl-transferring glycine dehydrogenase subunit GcvPA — encoded protein: MDYIPNTDRDRQEMLDAIGVASIEELFADIPGEVRSPGPSGPSGPSGPSGPADPARSAESAKSGSAGIAGATGAGPTGGSMSLPAAMSEYELTQHMARLARKNGTLDEYVCFRGAGAYDHFIPSAVSHIAGRSEFYTAYTPYQAEVSQGTLTSIFEYQSLICELTAMDISNASLYDGASAVAEAAILARKFTKRDEVLVSKAVHPEHRLTLRTYARNLGMTVREIPILAGPVGRLDLSDRGEYGRTDIGILGDAITDKTACVIMQSPNFFGVIERMREASELTHERGTLFVASVDPISLGLLAPPGEYGADITVGEGQALGNPLWFGGPYLGFFACRADLVRYMPGRVVGEARDAAGRRGFVLTLQAREQHVRRERATSNICSNEALCALAAAVYLSLLGKAGIREVARLCLQKSHYLAGVLAERLKGVEGFRLPFGTPFFKEFVVEIPDRNPAHSHSWDAINRRLLAEKIIGPLPLARFYGAEGTESAGGGGCHNGSCHNDNSAGSDGKDKDKDGMIWGLRPGNAALLCVTEKRTKIEMDRLVDAIADALLPG
- the gcvH gene encoding glycine cleavage system protein GcvH yields the protein MYYPEDLRYSKKHEWVRVDGGRATVGITQYAQDQLGAVVGIDLPEIGKAVELGGELADIDSMKTADVIYAPVSGTVVEVNSALEGHPEYINDDPYGEGWICVLEMSDPGEIDSLMTAGEYEAFIQGLRAG
- a CDS encoding glycine cleavage system protein T; this translates as MEMVLVALRTPFYESHIEAGAKMIEFAGWEMPLHYGDILEEHRRVRGACGLFDLSHMGEIEVEGRRALEVIQLVTTNDASRLEPGQAQYSLICREDGGILDDIVVYRLPGAGLGRSDRGDNDHGDSNRGGSDYCGSAGGNDSYLLVVNAANTTKDYEWIHDKWFNRGWGISNLPDAAGSSGSDLGDMSAGWEPRESSKVITGSSPGYGPGGGLVGGAGGAGGRGGTSGGAGSYAGSGTEVRDRSSDTALLAIQGPKSQEVLQRLTGLELGKLRYYWCACGEVAGVDSLVSRTGYTGEDGFEIYFDPGRGQATRLWGAILDAGRDFGIIPCGLGARDTLRVEAGYPLYGHELTEEINPFEAGLGWVVKLDKGDFIGRGALVEAYRKPISRRLKGFKLKERGVPRPGCELRREGLPAGIVTSGTLSPTLGVGIGLGYLGFGRRRHGGSDSDGCSWGSGCSGGYGDGDDGDELSVVIRGREVRAEITRVPFVPSRVRRR
- a CDS encoding radical SAM protein, with the translated sequence MLSSVLSKCRLCPRRCRADRASGEMGFCGAGILPRVARAALHHWEEPCVSGTRGSGTVFFSRCNMRCVFCQNHRISHGGFGKEIAAGELAGIFLRLQARGAHNINLVSPTPFIPQITEALLAARAGGLTIPVVYNTNAYELPDALRLLDGLVDIYLPDLKYASDELAVRYSAAPRYFEFATQAILEMLRQVGPPQFDEHGLVTRGLIVRHLVLPGQVGDSRRVLDWIRANLPLEVYVSVMSQYTPMFRAKSHPELNRRLTREEYDDVLDHFVSIGLENGYMQEESSAREDFVPDFDLTGL